One segment of Ficedula albicollis isolate OC2 chromosome 2, FicAlb1.5, whole genome shotgun sequence DNA contains the following:
- the GJC2 gene encoding gap junction gamma-2 protein — MTNMSWSFLTRLLEEIHNHSTFVGKVWLTVLIVFRIVLTAVGGESIYSDEQSKFTCNTKQPGCDNVCYDAFAPLSHVRFWVFQIIVISTPSVMYLGYAIHRIARSAEEEKRFKGFKKKKQFALNWQAVRNMEEAVEADEEEPMISDDAAEHEKAKAKPKCKEQQKHDGRRRIQQEGLMKIYVFQLLTRASFEVCFLIGQYLLYGFEVEAYYVCNRVPCPHTVDCFVSRPTEKTIFLLVMYVVSCLCLLLNMCEMFHLGFGTIRDAIRNRKINSFRQPPYNYAYPKNISCPPEYNLVVKAEKSTKIPNSLMAHEQNLANVAQEQQCTSPDENLPADLSTLHKHLRVAQEQLDIAFQSYSSTQANTQPSRTSSPASGGTVVEQNRANTAQEKQGAKPKASLEKGSSSSKDGKTSVWI; from the coding sequence ATGACCAACATGAGCTGGAGCTTCCTCACCCGCCTGCTAGAAGAGATCCACAATCACTCCACCTTCGTGGGGAAGGTGTGGCTGACGGTGCTGATCGTGTTCCGCATCGTGCTGACGGCGGTGGGGGGCGAGTCCATCTACTCCGATGAGCAGAGCAAGTTCACCTGCAACACCAAGCAGCCGGGCTGCGACAACGTCTGCTACGACGCCTTCGCGCCGCTGTCGCACGTCCGCTTCTGGGTCTTCCAGATCATCGTCATCTCCACGCCCTCCGTCATGTACCTGGGCTACGCCATCCACAGGATCGCCCGCTCGGCCGAGGAGGAGAAGAGGTTCAAGGGCTTCAAGAAGAAGAAGCAGTTCGCCCTGAACTGGCAGGCCGTGCGCAACATGGAGGAGGCCGTGGAGGCCGACGAGGAGGAGCCCATGATCTCCGACGACGCGGCCGAGCACGAGAAAGCCAAGGCCAAGCCCAAgtgcaaggagcagcagaagcacGACGGGAGGAGGCGCATCCAGCAGGAGGGACTGATGAAAATCTACgttttccagctcctcacccGCGCCTCCTTCGAGGTCTGCTTTTTGATAGGGCAGTATTTGCTCTACGGTTTCGAGGTGGAAGCGTATTACGTCTGCAACAGGGTTCCTTGTCCCCACACCGTGGACTGCTTCGTGTCCCGGCCCACGGAGAAGACCATCTTCCTGCTGGTGATGTACGTGgtgagctgcctgtgcctgctgctgaaCATGTGCGAGATGTTCCACCTGGGATTCGGGACCATCCGAGACGCCATCCGCAACCGGAAAATCAACAGCTTCCGGCAGCCCCCCTACAACTACGCCTACCCCAAGAACATCTCCTGCCCTCCCGAGTACAACCTGGTGGTCAAAGCTGAGAAATCCACCAAGATCCCCAACAGCCTGATGGCCCACGAGCAGAACTTGGCCAACgtggctcaggagcagcagtgcacCAGCCCTGACGAGAACCTGCCGGCGGATCTGTCCACGCTGCACAAGCACCTGCGGGtggcccaggagcagctggacatCGCCTTCCAGAGCtacagcagcacccaggccaACACGCAGCCCTCTCGGACCAGCAGCCCCGCCTCGGGGGGCACCGTGGTGGAGCAGAACAGGGCCAACACCGCCCAGGAGAAACAAGGTGCTAAACCCAAGGCCTCGCTGGAgaaaggcagctccagcagcaaagaCGGGAAGACGTCTGTGTGGATATAA